In one Silene latifolia isolate original U9 population chromosome 10, ASM4854445v1, whole genome shotgun sequence genomic region, the following are encoded:
- the LOC141605724 gene encoding F-box/LRR-repeat protein At4g29420 isoform X2: protein MENLPPPLILDILSRLSDSSDLTRCRLTCKTLNSLSYEVTSLRIFFSYNRYIKSRAQSSPIPFKSFVTRFITRMSQLDSVSLGVDNSLTGLSFDDLEDEQDDLHLTDHGFVSDWLLFVNHRLKTLSFVDFWVQACWRRSHLLSLISRHCDKLIELEVKNAWLSMEGVTQMFSLTSLTLEYVRLDDENLSKVNEFFPCLQTLNLIGVGGLLDPRICLKHLKRCHWTISNAPLSLTIIAPKMIGLNLKCGRPRSLVLETPLLSNFHLTLETFGVFAIREQLLHLQNLSLESHSLCNLISSFSGSMAIKELSLESMSRVKLVQLEKPNLELVFDVFPNIKFLSLGPGAYTDMEASFRAGKSSTGKGLRWLKEFTAYLIIDDIEMSGLLLSSSMEMGFLERRE, encoded by the exons ATGGAGAACCTCCCTCCACCCTTAATCCTAGACATACTGAGTCGACTCAGCGACTCGTCCGATCTAACTCGATGTCGACTCACCTGCAAGACCCTGAACTCGCTGTCTTACGAGGTGACCTCCCTCCGCATCTTCTTCTCATATAATCGCTACATTAAGTCCCGGGCCCAGTCTTCGCCCATCCCCTTCAAGTCCTTCGTGACTCGGTTCATCACCCGGATGAGTCAACTCGACTCAGTCTCACTCGGCGTGGACAACTCGCTCACGGGTTTATCCTTTGATGATTTGGAGGATGAGCAGGATGATCTTCACCTTACTGATCATGGCTTTGTTTCCGATTGGTTGTTGTTTGTGAATCATCGTTTGAAAACGCTGTCGTTTGTTGATTTCTGGGTTCAAGCTTGTTGGAGAAGATCCCATCTTCTTTCTTTGATTTCTCGCCACT GCGATAAGCTCATTGAGCTGGAGGTGAAAAATGCTTGGTTATCAATGGAAGGGGTGACTCAAATGTTTTCTCTTACAAGTCTGACTCTTGAATATGTCCGACTCGATGATGAAAATCTTTCCAAAGTGAATGAGTTTTTCCCTTGTTTACAAACTCTAAATCTAATTGGGGTTGGGGGACTCTTAGATCCTAGAATTTGCCTCAAACATCTTAAGAGATGTCACTGGACCATTTCAAATGCACCCCTCTCTCTCACTatcattgcacccaagatgattgGGCTGAATCTCAAATGTGGGAGGCCCAGGTCACTTGTTTTAGAAACACCATTGCTGTCAAACTTCCATCTTACTCTTGAAACTTTTGGTGTATTTGCCATAAGAGAGCAACTCCTTCACTTACAGAACCTGAGTCTTGAGTCACATTCTCTGTGTAATCTCATTTCTTCATTTTCGGGTTCTATGGCTATCAAGGAGTTGAGTTTAGAGTCAATGAGCCGGGTCAAGCTAGTTCAGCTGGAAAAACCCAATCTTGAGTTAGTATTTGATGTGTTCCCCAACATAAAATTTTTAAGCTTGGGTCCTGGCGCCTACACTGACATGGAAGCTTCTTTTAGAGCTGGAAAATCGAGCACGGGGAAAGGGTTGAGATGGTTGAAGGAATTCACGGCATATCTGATAATCGATGATATTGAG ATGTCTGGCTTATTACTCTCAAGCTCAATGGAAATGGGGTTTTTGGAAAGAAGGGAGTAA
- the LOC141605724 gene encoding F-box/LRR-repeat protein At4g29420 isoform X1, translated as MENLPPPLILDILSRLSDSSDLTRCRLTCKTLNSLSYEVTSLRIFFSYNRYIKSRAQSSPIPFKSFVTRFITRMSQLDSVSLGVDNSLTGLSFDDLEDEQDDLHLTDHGFVSDWLLFVNHRLKTLSFVDFWVQACWRRSHLLSLISRHCDKLIELEVKNAWLSMEGVTQMFSLTSLTLEYVRLDDENLSKVNEFFPCLQTLNLIGVGGLLDPRICLKHLKRCHWTISNAPLSLTIIAPKMIGLNLKCGRPRSLVLETPLLSNFHLTLETFGVFAIREQLLHLQNLSLESHSLCNLISSFSGSMAIKELSLESMSRVKLVQLEKPNLELVFDVFPNIKFLSLGPGAYTDMEASFRAGKSSTGKGLRWLKEFTAYLIIDDIEVTLSFISYIIGSCNDLSTISLLIHREFDPTGVGKFISRCLAYYSQAQWKWGFWKEGSKDVWVS; from the exons ATGGAGAACCTCCCTCCACCCTTAATCCTAGACATACTGAGTCGACTCAGCGACTCGTCCGATCTAACTCGATGTCGACTCACCTGCAAGACCCTGAACTCGCTGTCTTACGAGGTGACCTCCCTCCGCATCTTCTTCTCATATAATCGCTACATTAAGTCCCGGGCCCAGTCTTCGCCCATCCCCTTCAAGTCCTTCGTGACTCGGTTCATCACCCGGATGAGTCAACTCGACTCAGTCTCACTCGGCGTGGACAACTCGCTCACGGGTTTATCCTTTGATGATTTGGAGGATGAGCAGGATGATCTTCACCTTACTGATCATGGCTTTGTTTCCGATTGGTTGTTGTTTGTGAATCATCGTTTGAAAACGCTGTCGTTTGTTGATTTCTGGGTTCAAGCTTGTTGGAGAAGATCCCATCTTCTTTCTTTGATTTCTCGCCACT GCGATAAGCTCATTGAGCTGGAGGTGAAAAATGCTTGGTTATCAATGGAAGGGGTGACTCAAATGTTTTCTCTTACAAGTCTGACTCTTGAATATGTCCGACTCGATGATGAAAATCTTTCCAAAGTGAATGAGTTTTTCCCTTGTTTACAAACTCTAAATCTAATTGGGGTTGGGGGACTCTTAGATCCTAGAATTTGCCTCAAACATCTTAAGAGATGTCACTGGACCATTTCAAATGCACCCCTCTCTCTCACTatcattgcacccaagatgattgGGCTGAATCTCAAATGTGGGAGGCCCAGGTCACTTGTTTTAGAAACACCATTGCTGTCAAACTTCCATCTTACTCTTGAAACTTTTGGTGTATTTGCCATAAGAGAGCAACTCCTTCACTTACAGAACCTGAGTCTTGAGTCACATTCTCTGTGTAATCTCATTTCTTCATTTTCGGGTTCTATGGCTATCAAGGAGTTGAGTTTAGAGTCAATGAGCCGGGTCAAGCTAGTTCAGCTGGAAAAACCCAATCTTGAGTTAGTATTTGATGTGTTCCCCAACATAAAATTTTTAAGCTTGGGTCCTGGCGCCTACACTGACATGGAAGCTTCTTTTAGAGCTGGAAAATCGAGCACGGGGAAAGGGTTGAGATGGTTGAAGGAATTCACGGCATATCTGATAATCGATGATATTGAGGTCACTCTATCCTTTATTTCCTACATCATTGGTTCATGCAATGATTTGTCTACTATCTCCTTACTTATCCATCGTGAATTTGACCCTACTGGTGTGGGTAAATTTATCTCCAGATGTCTGGCTTATTACTCTCAAGCTCAATGGAAATGGGGTTTTTGGAAAGAAGGGAGTAAAGATGTTTGGGTGTCCTAG